One window from the genome of Pirellulales bacterium encodes:
- the treZ gene encoding malto-oligosyltrehalose trehalohydrolase, giving the protein MIGVVDELIVPPQGAVRQPDGSTRWCIWAPKHDAVSLILWEKGERREHRMRSGDDGHFRWIGRDIAHGERYAYRLAGDGREYPDPFSRWQPEGVHQPSAVFDPHRFIWSDSGWKGVAAEALSIYELHVGTFTREGTFAAVAERLRDLRDLGITGIEIMPISQFSGARNWGYDGVHPFAAQNSYGGPEELQRLVDTAHGLGMAVLLDVVYNHLGPEGNYFGAFAPYFTDRYHTPWGSALNYDGRDCDPVRRLVLDSATMWIRDFHLDGLRLDAVQTIYDTSALHILAELQESVQRIAREQNRHVIVIGETNQNDVRLVAPREHGGYALDGIWADDFHHSVHALLTDERDGYYAEFGPPEYVAKALRDVFVYDGRYSPFHRRRHGNRAGDTPREKFVFCVQNHDQIGNRALGDRLAANVSPAELRLAAALLLLSPAMPLLFMGEEYGERQPFPFFCSFSDPGLVAAVRRGRRAELASVKFQWKHEPPDPQGEAAFLDAKLSWDWQSDSQRAGLRALYQDLLAARQAWFTDPPREVTCAEILGGDGKSACLWCERGGPTAVQICANLSGQTAPVPRSPSAGSHLMLSTAAGVYGGTRANDDDAITQLGPYECLVWGPAELSRPANFRAATMPSI; this is encoded by the coding sequence ATGATCGGCGTCGTTGATGAACTAATCGTTCCACCGCAGGGCGCCGTGCGCCAGCCAGACGGCAGCACTCGCTGGTGCATCTGGGCACCGAAGCACGATGCGGTCTCGTTGATCCTATGGGAAAAAGGAGAGAGGCGTGAGCACCGTATGCGTAGCGGCGACGACGGGCATTTCCGGTGGATCGGTCGCGACATTGCGCATGGCGAGCGCTACGCGTATCGGCTGGCAGGCGACGGCCGTGAATACCCCGATCCCTTTTCCCGCTGGCAGCCCGAGGGGGTCCATCAGCCGTCGGCGGTATTCGATCCCCATCGTTTCATCTGGTCGGATTCCGGCTGGAAAGGGGTGGCGGCCGAGGCGTTGTCGATTTACGAATTGCACGTCGGCACATTTACACGCGAGGGAACGTTCGCGGCGGTCGCGGAACGCTTGCGCGACTTGCGAGATTTGGGCATCACCGGCATCGAGATCATGCCGATCTCGCAGTTTTCCGGCGCACGCAACTGGGGTTACGACGGCGTCCATCCTTTTGCCGCGCAGAATTCCTATGGCGGGCCGGAGGAGTTACAGCGATTGGTCGATACGGCTCATGGGCTGGGAATGGCCGTTCTCTTGGACGTGGTCTACAACCATCTTGGCCCGGAAGGAAACTATTTCGGCGCATTCGCTCCCTACTTTACGGATCGCTACCACACCCCCTGGGGATCGGCGCTGAATTACGACGGTCGCGATTGCGATCCTGTGCGGCGGCTGGTGCTTGATAGTGCCACGATGTGGATTCGCGACTTCCACCTGGATGGGTTGCGTCTGGATGCGGTGCAAACCATCTACGATACCAGTGCGCTGCATATTCTGGCCGAATTGCAGGAATCGGTGCAGCGGATCGCGCGCGAGCAGAATCGACACGTCATCGTCATTGGCGAAACCAATCAGAATGATGTGCGCCTAGTCGCGCCGCGCGAACACGGCGGGTACGCTTTGGACGGTATTTGGGCGGACGACTTTCATCACAGCGTCCACGCGCTGCTGACGGACGAGCGGGACGGTTATTACGCGGAATTTGGGCCGCCAGAATATGTGGCGAAGGCCCTGCGGGACGTCTTCGTTTACGATGGCCGCTACAGTCCCTTTCATCGCCGCCGGCACGGTAACCGAGCCGGCGACACGCCGCGCGAGAAGTTCGTTTTCTGCGTGCAAAATCACGATCAGATTGGCAACCGCGCACTGGGCGACCGGCTGGCCGCGAACGTGTCCCCCGCCGAGTTGCGGCTGGCGGCTGCCTTATTGCTTTTGTCGCCGGCGATGCCGCTATTGTTCATGGGAGAAGAGTATGGCGAGCGCCAGCCCTTCCCCTTCTTCTGTTCCTTCTCGGACCCCGGCCTGGTGGCAGCGGTCCGGCGCGGTCGGCGCGCGGAACTGGCCTCGGTGAAATTCCAATGGAAGCACGAGCCCCCGGACCCGCAAGGCGAGGCCGCATTCCTCGATGCGAAGTTGTCCTGGGATTGGCAGAGCGATTCGCAGCGCGCCGGTTTGCGAGCCTTGTACCAAGATTTGTTAGCGGCGCGCCAGGCCTGGTTCACGGATCCGCCGCGCGAGGTCACGTGTGCCGAGATTCTGGGAGGGGATGGTAAGTCTGCCTGCCTGTGGTGCGAGCGAGGTGGTCCCACCGCTGTGCAGATTTGCGCGAACCTCTCTGGTCAGACGGCGCCGGTGCCGAGATCGCCCAGCGCCGGGAGCCACTTAATGCTCTCAACGGCTGCCGGCGTTTACGGTG
- a CDS encoding CsbD family protein, whose translation MINAQILQGQWNEIKGILKQHWGDLTADDLRRFNGDVDQLVGLIQRKTGETRRAIQDYLESLTADASSDISTAVENGRTFVNDAASAAQGTLHDVADHLRDHYGDAADLVRGRPAESVVAAFGVGLLTGLVLSLFMRDR comes from the coding sequence ATGATTAACGCACAAATCCTGCAAGGACAATGGAACGAAATTAAAGGCATTCTGAAGCAGCACTGGGGCGATCTCACGGCTGACGACTTACGCCGTTTCAACGGTGACGTCGATCAATTGGTCGGCTTGATTCAACGAAAGACCGGCGAAACACGGCGCGCCATTCAGGACTACCTGGAGAGCTTGACCGCCGATGCGTCGTCAGACATTTCGACGGCCGTCGAGAATGGTCGGACCTTCGTCAATGATGCGGCATCCGCCGCCCAGGGAACGCTGCACGACGTCGCCGACCATCTGCGCGACCACTATGGCGATGCCGCGGACTTGGTTCGGGGACGCCCGGCCGAATCGGTTGTGGCCGCTTTCGGCGTGGGCTTGCTGACGGGCCTGGTCTTGAGCCTATTCATGCGCGATCGCTAG
- a CDS encoding CsbD family protein: MNWEQIQGNWMQLRGKIKEKWGKLTDDDLNVIDGKREELASTLQAKYGYQREQAEQEADEFCRSA, encoded by the coding sequence ATGAATTGGGAACAGATCCAAGGAAACTGGATGCAGTTGCGCGGCAAGATCAAGGAGAAATGGGGCAAGTTGACCGACGACGACCTGAATGTCATTGACGGCAAACGCGAGGAGCTTGCCAGCACGCTGCAAGCTAAATACGGCTACCAGCGCGAGCAGGCCGAGCAGGAAGCAGACGAGTTCTGCCGCTCGGCATAA
- a CDS encoding DUF1328 domain-containing protein produces the protein MLYWTLVFLVVAMVAAVFGFTGIYIAAAEIAKILFFIFLVLFIVSLVAGGLNRRPLA, from the coding sequence ATGTTGTACTGGACGCTCGTATTTCTCGTCGTTGCAATGGTAGCCGCGGTTTTTGGATTTACCGGCATATACATTGCCGCAGCGGAAATCGCCAAGATTTTGTTCTTCATCTTTTTGGTGCTGTTCATCGTGAGCCTGGTCGCCGGAGGACTCAATCGTCGTCCGCTCGCTTGA
- a CDS encoding low affinity iron permease family protein, with protein sequence MQDSFRIFSRATADVLGSNRAFIVAVMTILVWGVTGPLFGYSDTWQLAINTGTTIVTFLMVFLIQNTQNRDSLAMQLKLDELLRAVGEARTNMVDLESRSDEELHRIKRELSDISQAEAASDLPDSLH encoded by the coding sequence GTGCAAGATTCGTTTCGCATCTTCTCGAGGGCGACGGCCGATGTGCTCGGCTCTAACCGGGCGTTCATCGTCGCAGTGATGACAATTCTCGTCTGGGGCGTGACAGGGCCATTGTTCGGATATTCCGACACTTGGCAATTGGCCATCAATACCGGCACGACGATCGTTACCTTTCTGATGGTCTTCTTGATTCAGAATACGCAGAATCGCGACTCGCTGGCCATGCAATTGAAGCTGGACGAGTTACTTCGCGCCGTTGGCGAAGCCCGCACCAATATGGTTGATCTTGAAAGTCGCTCGGACGAGGAATTGCATCGGATCAAACGCGAGCTGTCCGATATCTCGCAGGCCGAAGCCGCATCGGATCTGCCCGATTCCTTACACTAA
- a CDS encoding DUF5752 family protein has protein sequence MKQEFIIEDCSLVRCATGRACCNLRELLDAVRSAEPIVLEHHLMRCALEDHFELYEFPNDLARWSWDALGDRELAEELALLNPYARCGIEGARAQLIDILEEHLWALERVPWCRPGLELHLVESRLVAFDTGERFSTLAGLVEALPRMSRRSLFFHVHEAYRRKNVDDFSSWLEEIGAPDELVQRLRKIDFYFLNLNQLREQFLEHLCAFLAEPKAVLGGAA, from the coding sequence ATGAAGCAGGAATTCATTATCGAGGATTGCAGCCTGGTGCGCTGCGCGACGGGTCGCGCCTGCTGCAATCTGCGCGAGTTGTTAGATGCCGTCCGCTCGGCGGAGCCCATCGTGCTCGAGCATCATTTAATGCGATGTGCCCTGGAAGACCATTTCGAACTGTACGAATTTCCCAACGACCTTGCGCGCTGGAGTTGGGACGCGTTAGGCGATCGTGAATTGGCCGAAGAACTGGCGTTGCTGAACCCCTATGCGCGCTGCGGTATCGAGGGGGCGCGGGCTCAGTTAATCGACATACTCGAGGAGCATTTGTGGGCGCTGGAACGCGTACCCTGGTGCCGCCCGGGGCTCGAATTGCATCTGGTCGAATCGCGGCTGGTGGCCTTCGATACCGGTGAACGTTTTTCTACTTTGGCAGGCTTGGTTGAGGCGCTGCCACGCATGTCTCGGCGGTCACTCTTCTTCCACGTCCATGAGGCCTATCGCCGAAAGAACGTGGATGACTTTTCGAGTTGGCTCGAAGAGATCGGCGCGCCCGACGAATTGGTGCAACGGCTGCGTAAGATCGATTTTTATTTCCTTAATTTGAATCAACTTCGCGAACAGTTCTTGGAACATCTCTGCGCGTTTCTCGCCGAGCCGAAAGCTGTCCTGGGAGGTGCCGCATGA